Proteins encoded within one genomic window of Oryza brachyantha chromosome 7, ObraRS2, whole genome shotgun sequence:
- the LOC121054887 gene encoding probable pyridoxal 5'-phosphate synthase subunit PDX1.1, with protein MATDGSGVVTVYGSGTNGAALLEPSNHKSATFSVKVGLAQMLRGGVIMDVVTPDQARIAEEAGACAVMALERVPADIRAQGGVARMSDPGLIRDIKRAVTIPVMAKARIGHFVEAQILEAIGVDYVDESEVLTLADDSHHINKHNFRVPFVCGCRDLGEALRRIREGAAMIRTKGEAGTGNVVEAVRHVRSVMGDIRALRNMDDDEVFSYAKRIAAPYDLVMQTKQLGRLPVVQFAAGGVATPADAALMMQLGCDGVFVGSGIFKSGDPARRARAIVQAVTHYSDPKILAEVSSGLGEAMVGINLSDPKVERFAARSE; from the coding sequence ATGGCCAccgacggcagcggcgtcgTCACGGTCTATGGCTCCGGCACCAACGGCGCCGCTCTTCTCGAGCCCTCCAACCACAAGTCCGCCACCTTCTCCGTCAAGGTCGGCCTCGCCCAGATGCTTCGCGGGGGCGTCATCATGGACGTCGTCACCCCCGACCAGGCTCGCATcgccgaggaggccggcgcCTGCGCCGTCATGGCCCTCGAGCGCGTCCCCGCCGACATCCGCGCTCAGGGCGGCGTCGCCCGCATGTCCGACCCTGGCCTCATCCGCGACATCAAGCGCGCCGTCACCATCCCCGTCATGGCCAAGGCCCGCATCGGCCACTTCGTCGAGGCCCAGATCCTGGAAGCCATCGGCGTCGACTACGTCGACGAGAGCGAGGTGCTCACCCTCGCCGACGACTCCCACCACATCAACAAGCACAACTTCCGCGTGCCCTTCGTCTGCGGCTGCCGCGACCTCGGCGAGGCTCTCCGCCGCATCCGCGAGGGCGCCGCCATGATCCGCACCAAGGGCGAGGCCGGCACCGGCAACGTCGTCGAGGCCGTCCGCCACGTGCGCTCCGTCATGGGCGACATCCGGGCGCTCCGCAacatggacgacgacgaggtctTCTCCTACGCCAAGCGCATCGCCGCGCCCTACGACCTCGTCATGCAGACCAAGCAGCTGGGCCGCCTCCCCGTCGTGCAGTTCGCGGCGGGCGGGGTGGCCACCCCTGCCGACGCCGCCCTCATGATGCAGCTTGGCTGCGACGGCGTCTTCGTCGGCTCCGGCATCTTCAAGAGCGGGGACCCCGCCAGGCGTGCCCGCGCCATCGTGCAAGCCGTCACCCACTACAGCGACCCCAAGATACTGGCGGAGGTCAGCAGCGGGCTCGGCGAGGCCATGGTTGGCATCAATCTCTCTGACCCCAAGGTGGAGCGCTTCGCCGCCCGCTCCGAGTAG
- the LOC102710508 gene encoding sulfoquinovosyl transferase SQD2-like — MILTFFSLLPKINTNMLPYSSSRDRRVMAAWNSGLPPPALVSPPALKPSPLRLHRSNHPRKPLCLPCAPPFSSDTDTAASPLDSRPRRIALFVEPSPFAYVSGYKNRFQNFIKYLREMGDEVIVITTHEGVPQEFYGAKLIGSWSFPCPWYQKVPLSLALSPRIIGEVARFKPDIIHASSPGIMVFGALIIAKLLCVPLVMSYHTHVPIYIPRYTFSWLVKPMWLIIKFLHRAADLTLVPSVAIGRDLQAARVTAANKIRLWNKGVDSESFHPRFRNEEMRARLTNGEPEKPLILYVGRLGVEKSLDFLKRVMDRLPGSRIAFVGDGPFRAELELMFTGMPVVFTGTLQGEELSQAYASGDVFVMPSESETLGFVVLEAMSSGVPVVAARAGGIPDIIPEDQEGKTSFLYTPGDVDDCVSKIERLLTCEELRETMRKAARKEMEKFDWRAATRKIRNEQYTAAIWFWRKKRAQVLRPIQWVARRLFRPTPAPSTTNQS; from the exons ATGATTCTGACATTTTTCAGTTTGCTccctaaaattaatactaataTGCTCCCGTACTCGTCGAGTAGAGACAGAAGAGTCATGGCGGCATGGAACTCGGGGCTCCCTCCGCCGGCGCTGGTCTCACCGCCTGCGCTGAAGCCGTCCCCTCTCCGCCTGCACCGCAGCAACCACCCCAGAAAGCCCCTCTGCCTTCCATGCGCCCCGCCCTTCTCCTCGGATACCGACACCGCCGCTTCCCCTCTGGACTCGAGGCCCCGCCGCATCGCCCTCTTCGTGGAGCCCTCCCCCTTCGCCTACGTCTCGGGCTACAAGAACCGCTTCCAGAACTTCATCAAGTACCTTCGGGAGATGGGCGACGAG GTGATTGTGATTACCACGCATGAGGGCGTACCTCAAGAATTCTACGGAGCAAAGCTCATTGGATCATGGAG CTTCCCCTGCCCATGGTATCAGAAGGTTCCACTTTCACTAGCACTAAGTCCTCGGATTATTGGAGAAGTTGCTAGATTTAAGCCTGACATCATTCACGCCTCTTCCCCTGGGATAATG GTGTTCGGCGCCCTAATAATTGCAAAGTTGCTTTGTGTCCCTCTAGTAATGTCTTACCACACCCATGTTCCAAT TTATATACCGAGATATACATTCAGCTGGCTTGTAAAGCCCATGTGGTTGATTATAA AATTCTTGCACCGAGCTGCGGATCTCACACTGGTACCATCAGTTGCTATCGGCAGGGATCTTCAAGCTGCTCGTGTTACGGCAG CCAATAAGATACGCCTTTGGAACAAGGGTGTTGACTCAGAAAGCTTTCATCCCCGTTTTCGTAATGAAGAAATGCGTGCAAGGCTAAC CAATGGTGAACCAGAAAAACCACTTATACTGTATGTTGGACGTTTGGGAGTTGAGAAAAGCTTAGATTTTCTTAAGAG gGTCATGGACCGACTTCCAGGGTCAAGGATTGCGTTTGTTGGCGATGGGCCATTCAG GGCTGAACTTGAACTGATGTTCACaggaatgcctgtggtgttcACTGGTACATTACAAGGAGAAGAGCTGTCACAGGCTTATGCCAGTGGAGATGTGTTTGTGATGCCTTCTGAATCAGAAACGCTTGGCTTTGTTGTGTTGGAGGCTATGTCATCAGGAGTTCCTGTAGTTGCTGCTCGTGCTGGAGGAATACCTGATATTATACCAGAGGATCAGGAGGGTAAGACTAGCTTTCTTTACACACCAGGGGATGTTGATGACTGTGTTAGCAAGATTGAACGTCTCTTGACCTGTGAAGAGTTGAGAGAGACAATGCGGAAGGCTGCTAGAAAGGAAATGGAGAAGTTTGATTGGAGAGCAGCGACGAGGAAAATTCGGAATGAGCAGTACACTGCTGCAATTTGGTTTTGGCGGAAGAAGAGGGCACAGGTATTGAGACCCATCCAGTGGGTGGCCCGGAGGCTGTTCAGGCCTACACCTGCTCCTTCCACCACCAATCAATCATAA